The Humulus lupulus chromosome 7, drHumLupu1.1, whole genome shotgun sequence region atttaaatcatatattttttttaatttacttaaattttaaatattttaaaaaatattaaatataattaaagtaTGAATATTTTTGTCaatacattatttattttattccatTCTACaccaaacaaaacaaaacaatttgGATTCCAATGTTCCTTTCAAAAGTAAACCAAATATCATAATATCATTCTCATTATGATTCTAATTTCATTCCACTGAACAAAGCACCACCTTAGAGAACTCAATGTGAACTTATATTAAAATTaaagtataaaatataaataaaatatgccTAAAATGAATAAGTTGTTGGTTTGTATTTATTATTAGTTTCGTTGTGTAAATATGTTGTaggcaaattttttttattactagtaataatatataaatatgtatatagtTTAATTACTATAAAGATTAAAATGTAAATGAGTTGAATAATTTATGATGAGAgggttatatatattttaattttagagAAGTTTAAAtgccatttttattttattttggagattctttTTTATCAAAttgataataaaattttaaacagAATTAAAAAATGTACAGTAAATATGATATTTGAATTTGTATTATTGCAAAATAtgggaaataaaaaaaatgtaaaatcatgggttgtgtttggtaaaaatttgtttttgaattttttaaacacaaaaatggaaatattatttttattttaaaaaaaataaaaatatgtttgataactatttttgtttttaaaaataaaaaataataaatgtgtttgataacttttatttttatgttttgtttagcaATATAAAATAAGGtggtgatttgaagaagagaagaaaaaaaaaagttgaaaacaatttaaaaaaattttgaaagtgaaaattttctattttcaaaattttgtttaaaatttgaaaaaaataaaaaataaaaatatagttaccaaatactattttatgtttaattgtcaaatttttaattaattaaataaaaaactgtttttttaataattaccaaacaacaccatgacttttactttaaaaaataaataatttaggatatttttgagaataCACACATGCATGTGGATagttataattatataaatatgatgatatatattgtaattatttagaatattttataaattttaatttttttttgaataatataTAATGTCAAAACAAAGTTTAAACTACTTATTTCATACtcattaaaaataatttataaaaaaaaatatgtgtgcaataaaatatttaaattgtgTTTTTAGTATTGTAATTTATACATAACTATAATATAAGGAAAAATAAGAGAAAGTAAATAAGGGTGCACGGTAAATTTTCTCAATAAATTATTATTGTGAAAGTCAAAATTTTCTATATTTTGAGTGGTACTTCGTGGGCCCTTCCCATATTGAAGACGGGAAAATCGAATCAAAATTTTGATTCTTACCCGTGACATAAGGAAAGATGTCATCATTCCTTTGCTATCAAACCAAATATTTAATGATTTAATTAGATAActgattatttttttttacctaaCGGGTCTTTAGAGCAATCCCAATTAATACTCTACtctattatttaaaatatctcttccaaacacattttatatattaacttctttatatattttactacattatttaaatattatatctttaaacgtattttattaattaaagtaaaataaaataattaaaaaaaaaaaatatttaataaaagagagaaaacttataaagaaaaataataatattaaaatattatataaaagatatgtAAATATAGATATAGATTAATTTGAGTTTGTgtatagctattataaatataagtataaagatgtttttgtgagttttagctaaatattataaaaaaagtgtattacaaaatacatcacaaaaacatattttttttttataatttacctcaagtttttacattatattatacactaacttctctatttttttctttacatcatttaaatattatatatattttaaatattttatttattttaagaaataaaataattaaatataatagtatcacacactatatatatacacacaaaagtttataaaaaaaataataaaatatgtgTAGCTTGATAAATAATGTTTCACTACCTACAgagaaatattattcatttaggtaaaaaaaatataagtttacatcACCTATTGGAAGACTAATTaactattttttctctatattataaagaattataCATTTTAACTCCCTCCATTTAGAGTGCTATTAGTTAATACAATGGATTTGCCACaaactaaagaatttttttttttttttagaagaaaGATAATTTTAATTCTTTTTTACTATGGTATCTAATACCAATTCAATACAATCCACAACATAAAATAGTTTACAAATTTAGTATTGTACAGATTTTATTTTTTTGGGAAAATAAAAACGTATCCATTTCGATATTTGTACTTAAAAtacaattaatgaaaaaaattccCTTATACCTATTTAAGCAAacattaatttgatttatttttcatgACAATGATGCCACGTAAATAGTGTAACGAGAGTTACGTTTATCCAAACTGACCAACGAATAGACTAAAGCCCAGTCGAGTAGCTGTTCTAACTGGGCCAGGTTTGATTGGACCGCGTTGGCCCCAAAATCACGGGAGAGAAATCTCATCGTTTGAACCAGTTGAGCTCGAAGAGCCACCACCACCGGAGCGGAGCCATTCTTTCACCCAACAAACTCCATTAACGAACTCCATCTTGCTAGACCCGTCTATTATTGTCTCTTCCCCATGGAAACCCTATCTTCTCAGCTCACTTCCACTGTTCGTTTACCGTCACTGGTATCCGTTAGGTTTAATGGCAGATCAGTCTCCAGCTCACTTGCTCTTACCGGAACCGGCTCTGGCTCGCGTGGCCGTACAATCAGATGCATGGCGCTATCATCACCTTCAGCAGGTCAAATTTTTGTTTCATTCTTGTCTCTCTTCGTCTTCAAAATGATCTGTGTTACTGTTCTCTGGTTCTGTTTGGTTGCTCATACAATGCGGGTTGATGGAAATGAACTTGCGTTTCTGATATTTTTGTCCTTAGAAGTTGGATTGAGAGCTCATATTAATGAAAAGAATATAACTTTGAGGACTGTACTTATATTTTATTGTATTACGTAAAATGTATAATGGTTTTAATTAGAAATATTAGTATTGATACCTTTACTGAAGCTAACAATGTTaactgttttttttattattattctttgGATAATGGGTTTTGATTGCTGTGTTCATTTCATTCAGTTGATCAGGCAGAAAGATTTGTAGAAGCTTCAAAAAAGGGGAATTTGATTCCTCTGTATCGAACCATATTCTCAGATCATCTAACTCCGGTTCTTGCATACCGTTGTTTGGTTAAGGAGGATGACAGAGATGCTGCAAGCTTTCTGTTTGAGTCTGTCGAGCCGGGTTTGCGGGCTTCTAGTATTGTAAGAGTATTTTAGTCTTGTTCATATATGTGTGTTTTTTTCTTTCAATGTGGTCATTCAATTCTTATGCTTTAACGATCTTAGGGGCGGTTCAGTGTAGTTGGAGCGCAGCCAACCATCGAAATTGTAGCAAAAGAGAATATGGTAACGATTATGGACCATGAGGAAGGGTGTAGGAAGGAGGAGATTGTGGAAGATCCAATGACTGTTCCTCGTAGAATTATGGAAGGGTGGGCACCCCAGCTCCTTGATGAACTTCCAGAAGCATTTTGTGGTAAGAGCAGCAGATGGAAAACCATTTTGCTTGTATAGAATGGTTTGTCATCAATTCGCTCTAAGATATTTGTTCCTCTTGCTGAACCCTACAATCTTTGCGATGCATAAAATTCTACCACTGTCTAAGTTGGAGGCATGAAACTATAGCATATTGCTAGGCACATCCCTGTGAGAAATCGAACACAGGCACGCGGGACCATGGGCTTGACtgctattatatttttttggtttttgtTACTCTCTCTTATATGGTTAATAAAATGCGcagttcatatttttttttacatttgttTTGGCTCTAGCTGTTCTCTATTGGCACACTTTAGGTTAAGTATGGTTTTATTTTGTGTATTTGTCATAATGATACATTGGTCTCTAATTTAAAAGACAACGGAGGATGTAATGAGGAGTTGCTCTTTGATTAGGTGGGTGGGTTGGCTACTTCTCATATGACACTGTGCGTTATGCTGAGAAGAAAAAACTACCATTTTCTTCTGCCCCCCTGGATGACAGAAACCTTCCAGATGTTCATCTAGGCCTTTATGATGATGTGATTGTTTTTGATCATGTGGAGAAGGTAGTTTATACTTATCTTTTCCAGTGTTTTTTCAATTTAATATCTGTTCATTTTGTGCATTTGGTTCCTTCTTTTCTCATTGTTGAAATTTCTGCACTCTCTAAACGATTACCTATTGCAAGGAGCAGAAAATACAAGAGAAGATTCAAATTCATGCAGACAtgaatgttttttttattttttttatttaagttttcttcAATGTTTTTTCTGAGCAATACTATTAACATCTAAGTTTTACTCTTGTGGTATTGACTGCAAAGCAATACGTACTCCACCAAAAGAAATACTAGAATTCACTCACTTGTTGACTTCAGTTATAAATTTTGGTCAGAAGAGATTGGAAGCTTTGTATAAAAGTGATTTCTTTATATGTTTGACATTGACCTCAGAAAGCATATATTATTCACTGGGTGAGATTAGATCGATATGCTTCAGTTGATGAGGCCTTTAATGATGGAATGAACCGATTGGAAGCTTTAGTGTCTAGAGTACATGACGTTGTCACGTAAGTCTGcttgtttactttttttttcccttatttttcttcttataaatatttatttatttttgcctGTGTAAGGTTGGTTGGATAGCTTTAGGAATTGTTTTAGGCACTGGTGGGCTAGGTTACTAGTGCAAAACTTCTCATTCTTCTTGATGTTGTTTTCAAACATGTAATTGTAATTGTCTATTTCAGCCCAAGGCTTCCTGCAGGTTCAATAAATTTGCACACCCGCCAATTTGGTGCTAAACTGGAAACCTCAAGCATGACAAGTGAGAAATACAAGGAGGCTGTTTTGCAGGCTAAAGAACACATCTTGGCTGGTGATATATTCCAGATTGTGTTAAGCCAGCGTTTTGAACGGAGAACATTTGCAGATCCGTTTGAAGTGTATAGAGCACTAAGGATTGTTAACCCAAGCCCTTATATGACTTATTTGCAGGTTTGACTGCTCGTCCTGTAGAATATTCTTTTTGGTTATTTACAGTTCATTTTGAAGATTAATCTTATAAGGATAAATATACTCCACATGAGCAGGCTAGAGGATGTATTCTGGTTGCTTCAAGTCCTGAAATTCTCACTCGTGTCAAGAAGGTTAGTTTATAGATCCATTGAATTGTCCAGTATCTCTGATTTTCACTTTTCCTTGCTCCCCTGATTTTCACTTGCGTCAATAGAACTcctattgtgtaacaacaatacAAACTATATTACCATTCATCTTATTATTTGATTTATTGTGGTTTTCATCATGTCATATTGTTTTatcttttttattatattatatcgTGACCATATGCTTTGCTTATCTTGGCTAATAGGGAACTATTACTAATAGGCCCCTTGCTGGGACAATTAGAAGAGGCAAGACACCAAAAGAGGACCTAATGTTGGAAAAGCAGCTTTTAAACGATGAAAAGCAACTGGCAGAGCATATTATGTTAGTAGATTTGGGCAGGAATGATGTTGGGAAGGTactcttggtttttttttttaattaattaaagtgGAAAGCTTTTAGGTGCATTTGTTACTTTTACATCAAGTATCAGTATCTTTTTGATCCTGTAACTGTGTGCAGCATTTGGCATCCTTTCAATTATCTGCATAATTTCCTTTTAACTTGCATTTGTTGCTGGAAGCTGGAATCATATACTCACTTTGCTGTTTTCGGCAGGTCTCAAAGTCTGGTTCTGTCAAGGTTGAAAAACTCATGAATGTCGAGCGGTACTCCCATGTCATGCATATTAGTTCCACTGTAAGTTCCTACCTCCCTTATTTACTGACATAGGTTGCGATAAACAAGGATTTCTACACATGATTTGCTACATTGCAAAAGTGGCACATGGAATGTGTTTGTAGCTACTTCATATCACTACATCGTACTCTTGAAAACTAGGTGTGTTGAGTGGTTAATTTCATTTAATTATGCAGGTTACTGGGGAGTTACTAGATGATTTAACAAGCTGGGATGCTTTGCGTGCGGCATTGCCTGTTGGCACAGTCAGTGGAGCACCAAAGGTTTTCATGAAATTTCTCCTCCCTCCTAGTCGTACATGTatgcttttaaaaataaaagaaaatgacaGGGCCTGCAAATACACTGAAATGTTTTCCCAGAATGATTTTGTAACCACAATGAGTTGATGTATTTTTAAATCAGTAGTACCATCTACCAATTTATGTTGATGTTCAAAAGAAAAGTCTCTTGGTGTGTTTGCAAAGCCCTGTCTCTATCATTTGTTTTGAAACATCTGGAGCACACTTGGGGCAAGTGACTTACCCCTATTGCTATTATCTTGAACTGCATTGTCTATGCTGAAATTTAGGTGAAAGCCATGGAACTAATTGATGAACTGGAAGTGACAAGACGAGGTGCTTACAGTGGCGGATTTGGGGGCATTTCATTCAATGGGGACATGGACATTGCCCTTGCTCTGAGAACCATCGTCTTCCCAACAAGCACGCGTTATGATACAATGTTTTCCTACAAGGATGTAAACAAACGCCGAGAATGGGTTGCTCACCTTCAAGCTGGAGCTGGAATTGTGGCTGACAGTGATCCAGCCGACGAGCAGAGAGAATGTGAGAACAAAGCAGCTGGTCTTGCTCGCGCAATTGATCTTGCTGAGTCTTCGTTTGTTGACAAACATTTACAAGATTGATGAGCTTGTTGATCAATTCACGGAAGGTATGAGGGTGCAGCTTTGGCCAAGTATAATCCAAGTTTCAAAAGGAGAGTGCTAAAAAGAGT contains the following coding sequences:
- the LOC133791238 gene encoding anthranilate synthase alpha subunit 2, chloroplastic-like, which gives rise to METLSSQLTSTVRLPSLVSVRFNGRSVSSSLALTGTGSGSRGRTIRCMALSSPSAVDQAERFVEASKKGNLIPLYRTIFSDHLTPVLAYRCLVKEDDRDAASFLFESVEPGLRASSIGRFSVVGAQPTIEIVAKENMVTIMDHEEGCRKEEIVEDPMTVPRRIMEGWAPQLLDELPEAFCGGWVGYFSYDTVRYAEKKKLPFSSAPLDDRNLPDVHLGLYDDVIVFDHVEKKAYIIHWVRLDRYASVDEAFNDGMNRLEALVSRVHDVVTPRLPAGSINLHTRQFGAKLETSSMTSEKYKEAVLQAKEHILAGDIFQIVLSQRFERRTFADPFEVYRALRIVNPSPYMTYLQARGCILVASSPEILTRVKKGTITNRPLAGTIRRGKTPKEDLMLEKQLLNDEKQLAEHIMLVDLGRNDVGKVSKSGSVKVEKLMNVERYSHVMHISSTVTGELLDDLTSWDALRAALPVGTVSGAPKVKAMELIDELEVTRRGAYSGGFGGISFNGDMDIALALRTIVFPTSTRYDTMFSYKDVNKRREWVAHLQAGAGIVADSDPADEQRECENKAAGLARAIDLAESSFVDKHLQD